Part of the Oncorhynchus mykiss isolate Arlee chromosome 26, USDA_OmykA_1.1, whole genome shotgun sequence genome is shown below.
ttttgtcgcacctagactactgttcagtagtgtggtcaggtgccaaaAGAGTGACTTGGGAatattgcagttggctcagaacaggacaGCACGGCTGGTCCTTAAAAGTACACGGaaagctaacattaatgacattcatgtcaatctctcatggctcaaagtggaggagagattgacttcatcattaaCTGTTTTTGTAAGAAGCTGTCCgtttaaaatactagcacacagctcagacactcatgccaccagaggtctcttcactgtccccaagtccagaacagactatgggaggtgcacagttcTACATAgagctgccttggcaacagctaatgtggattcataataaatacaatacaaaaacaccAGGTGAAATGCTCCACCAGTCAATGTATATCCAGCcaccttgacacaactgtgggaagcattggaatcaacatgggtcagcatccctgtggaatgctttccatGCCCTGACGAGTTGAGGCGAttctgatggcaaaagggggtgcaactcaatattaggaaggtgttcctaatgttttgtacactcagtgtatctcTCTGTTGTGATCCCTCCCAGTGGGAAATATTATACAACCATGTTTTACTCCACCCCTGGTCAAGGCGAGGGAAATGTCGCTGGGGGATTTCTCTGAATTCCAAAGATATCTGTCACATGAGAGCCGCACTATCGCCAGCTGCAGGAGAGGTTCACCTTACAGGCTGATCATGTTAATGAGACCATGCCAGGCATTCCCCTGCTGAGGGGTTGATTTCATCCTTCATTAACAACTGTGTCTAAGCTGTATAACGTCCCCCTCCCCATTCAGCAATAAGACATTAACAGCTATCTCAACTGCTGTCTACACACATCTAGGTTTCTCTCAAGTCACTGTTCATGGACTTTCATGGTTACAATATGTGCTGTTTAATATGACCAAAATGACTAACTAGAAAGAGAATAAATGTAATAACTTTTATCCTCGACACCCACCTTCTGTAGAGCAGTTACTTGTTGCTGAAGCCCATCACCTTTTCTGTTAGACTCCTCCGCTAAAGCTCTGTGTTTCTCTATCTGGGTTTGCTGAATGTTTGTGGTCTTCTGTAGTCTAGCTcgatcctcctccacctcctttaTGTTGGTGCTTAAACTACTGTTTGCATCATCCTGgaacaaataaatgttttatacTTGTTTCAATGTTACATTTTACTCAAAAATATACCTAATTTCCATCTCTCATATTTCTATCATTACCTTTTTGTTGCACTCATATGATAGCCGGTTTAATTCTTCTTGCATTACACAAAGTTTTGCTTTGAGAAAACGGATTTGAGCATCTAAAACACAGCACACACAAAAAATATTATACTATAGTTACATAAAGAATTATATCATTTTTAGGATATGCGAGATTATATCATTTTAAGAATATGCAAGAAGTTCAAACTAAGAAGGCTGAAACAATTGATATTCTGGAACTCtgataaataacttttttttttttaattaatgtTTTTGCAAAGATCCATTCGTGTGCTCCAGATGTGAtattttgcctttacctcccttatctcacctaatttgctcacatcgtatatagacttgtttatactgtattattgactgtatgtttgttttactccatgtgtaactctgtgtcattgtatgtgtcgaactgctttgctttatcttggccaggtcgcaattgtaaatgagaacttgttctcaacttgcatacctggttaaataaaggtggaataaaaaAACATATTGTGAATGTGTGAGAAAGCCACAAAGTGTAATAAATGAAATCAGAATTCACCTGATCCCAGCTCATCCCCAACACTGGGCATGATATCTTCCATAAGATTGTCATGAGTATCTCCATCATCCAGCTTCCCCTCAATGTTACGTATTGTTTTAGACAAGGAAAAATCCACAAAATCTTCAAGAACTGCAACATCCTCAACTGCAGCTGCCTTTGTTGTtctgaaataaaataacaaataaacaaaATACAACTCAAACAAAAAATTGAAAAAGTAAAAAACATCAGGAACTGATATCCACAATGCTGGACACTCATTAAGCCATAACCTTTCACAATCTTCCAATGTTTCCAATAGATATTTGTGTGAACGTTTTTGATAAGGAGAACATTCTTACTGTGCTTTTCTCTGGTTTCCATGTCTGTTTTGTGAATTGGATTTTGATGTGACCCTTTTCTTTGGCATTACCTGAGCAACGGAAATATGATTTGGGGAGAATttcaattgcatttccttgattcctcgccGCCTTCTCAAGAccattggatgagaaggtcagaggtccctcccctctgaccttctcatccaatgggttttgaaaaGGCGGTGAGGGGAGAGGACgggaggaatcaaggaaatgaaATTACCTTTGCGTCTCTGAGATGTTACATTTTACCTATCATACTGAATTGAATACTGCACCTTAGTAGTGGGCTTCATAACTGAAGATTCCAGCATGTTCACATTCCTAAAGACAAATACATTTGTATTATAGGCTGTTCTCATATATTCTTATCCAGTCTACTACACTGAAATGCTATACGTTTAGACCAATGCAATATTTTATTACTTGAAATCCTCCTCCTCAATGTCAACATCAAGGTGGAAAGAGATTGGCTTTGACAAGACTTCATTTTGGTCACtctgaaaaaaagaaagaaaaattatgtttaaataaaacaaatatgtcTAAAAATGAATGTTTTATGTTGTTTTGAAGAGTGTCAATTGGTCAGGTAGCTAGCTATCTTAAACCGCTTACCATAACCTGTTCCGCTTGCCTTACTAGTTCGGCTGTTTTTGCCTCCAGCTCTGCATTTATACGTCTGGAATGGgagaaatattatttattttattacaatAGCCATCTGGTTACAGCATATCATATGATACAGTCTACATTGACTCAATAGATGTTTGGCAATGGGTACAGATGTTTGGGCAAGGAACCTTACTTGTATTCCTCCTCTTTAGCAAGTAGGTCTATCGTGGATGGTTTCTTTGAGTGGACAGAGGCTGGACGTCTCACAGATTTTCCTCCTTGAGACTTTTCTGCCTTGGATGACATGGGTCTTTTGGTCTGAATAAACAAATGTAGTAAGTTAGGTAGCTAATTACAAATATATCAGTTGTTGGTTATTTTTGTCAACAGGCATATAACATTTCAAAGGAACAACGCTTTCGTTGAAAGTCAGGCTGCGTATAATATAGtttttagctaacatgctaactaTCTAGCTAGCAGTTAGCTAACTTAGATCTTAAACAGCGATATAACTAGGACACATAAAGGTGGCTATAGATAGTTAGTTATTCTTGTATTTAACTTGTGAATGGGTATGTTAACGTTTTTTAGCAGTAGAAAACTGTAGCTAGTTGTTTGAAACAATACATTGACTCACCTCATGCATTCTTCTTTCAGACATTTTGATGTGCTGAATCTGGCGGGTGGCGTTGCGGTTGCATAGCAACAAGTCATGGCCAAATGTTTTTCTCCGCTGTGCGACAAGGCGAAGGAACACACACATTTGCTGTGCTCGCGGTTTTCCATAATCTTGACTTTGATACATTTAAGAAAAAGATGATGTTAGGGACCCATTGTGGACTAATGAACACATTCATTTGAGTTGTTTGCTAAACATAAAatgtgaaaagctgaaatgtgcaAATGGGGACAGCCTTTACGAAGGCTAACATATTCGCTACATGTCCACACATGGAGCATAATGCAATTGACATGTTCATGTGTTTACCATTGATTTTAAATAATTGCATTCAAATTAAATAGAAATGTCTAACTGTTATCTTACAAACTCATTGGATTATTGAAGACCACGTCCATAGTACGGCTCATTCATACATTTTTATAAAGCATTTTTACTGTGGGCATTTAAGCCAAATGTTGCCATTAGGCACACAGTACTTGGCTGCTCACCACCGCTGTGTGAGAAAAAAAAGCTCTTAATTCTTCACTCATATATGCTGCGCCTGCGCTGCCGATGcttgacagcagcagcagcatcacatTACCGTTCTCCTAGCAGTAGGATATTATGCTGGCAGAACGATCGCATTCTTTTCTTCAAAATAAGAGTTCCCTTGCAAAGACACGCTAAACTgtgaatatagatttttttttaatgtattttgtatttataccAGCATTTATTTTGAACGTTTGTACAAGTACTGGTATGTTGAAAGCTATTCATTTGGCTATATTTAAAGAAATGGTGACACCTTACTCCACCCACTCCTTTCACTGCAACTCAATACACGGTGGGATACTTATTGGCTTGTAGAGAGATCTTTTATACCTGTCTCAGCTAAAGTGGGGTTGGAAATATTCAGTATGGTGTAGTTTTGGATGGGGACTGTGTCGCACGGCCTGCTGCAGGCTTTTCACTCCGCTCCTACATAGCCCCCAATgcaatatactgtaatagactgttcATGGGATACATATTggcttgtagagagagagaacaaggacaGGAAAAAAACGTTtgtggaaaatatatatataatcaagGCTACATTGTTccctaatacaggactagtaaaggcccagtgatttttttttattttgtgaatttttttttgtaaaattgTAATTAAATAGTATTCCGATTGTTCAatgggtgctgcagcacccctacttcctgtgtATGTACAACACAGTCCCACTCCAAAACTAACCATATTTGGTTAATagagaccctactgagtatttcCCATCCCACTTTAGCTGAGACAGATAGAAAGGTTTTCTCTCTACAAGCCAATATGTTTCCCATGTTcaatctattacagtatattactatGGATGAGACGGAGTGAAAAGCCAGCAGTAGTAGGCCGTGCGACACAGTCCCCCTCCAAAATTACACATATTTGGTTCGTAGagacaaaaaaaatgttaaaagtaaACATCTTTTGAATGAGTTATCCACATTGCAAAGTTTTGAAATGCGGGCTTTTATTTAGGAGGTTTCTTCATTAACATACAAAGTGACGTCACTTTTCGTGCTGCTGGCAGAATACTAGTCAGCATCACAAACACTTCCACCACTAGTGTTTGCAAACGCACGGGTCGTCCCAAAAGGCTGCGACAGAACCCTGGTGAAAGCCTGCATTTTGTATTCCTCTACACTTTTTTTAACATGTCTGTGCATGGTGTTCGAAATTAACTGTCTAACCATGTTTTCCCGGCACCGTTTCTACCTTGGAACTGAGGCCACGTATATCGCAAATGAGAACGGGTGGGTCCGTAATGTACAGTAGGAAAATAACTGCTTTCTCGAGGTCCAGGTTGAGGCCTGCATGTTAAAGATCCCTTTCCTCCCATCCTGAATCTCATCGTGATGACTGAGGATCAACAACAACATGATCAGCACCCGAAGCTGGGCTCTGGAATAAGCACCTTACCATCCCTAGTTCCTGGACTGCAAGGGACTGAGGCCAGTGCGTTGCAGCTCAAAATAAAGAATTCCATCTGGTAAGGAGGACCATTAGCTAGCATTGTGCCACTTTAATTGCTAGCCAGATAGCTAGCTTTGTTAACATACATTAGTTGAGCCAGCTCCATATGTTTTGCCATTATAGTGTGGctacatctagctagctagcccagCTATTTAATTAGCCAGCTCATTACTAACCTGCAGCTACAGTGTTGCCTCCTTCGTCCATTTCCATAAACGTAAATATGTCAACCTTTGTGATTGGCGTTGACAATATGACACTTTTTACAGTTTTTCGTGACTTTCCTGGTACCAAGAGCTAATATTGTTTACTATAAATTGTCGGGCACATCATGACATTAGCAGCAAGTTATCGCTGCCTTTTTCGTTGTGGTGGACAGGTCTGGAACGGTCAAAATGGGTGATTATTCACAACCCGGGTGCTGCAAGAAACCTCGCGGTTGGTAACTAGCGAGCTGGGCCACTGAGGTATATATGGGCTGGACTTGTGCAAGGTTTCCGTATCCTCATTAGTGCACACACTCTAGACAATTTGTGTCATTTCGGGAAAACAGAATAGTATGTAGCTAGTACGCTTGCCCGCGTTATAACGAAGTTAGTTTATGGGAGAAAGTGCAGGCGTGCACAACTAGCTAACTAGGTTGAAAACCACAATCATTGTTTTTTTGCATGTCTCAACATGTATTTCAAATTCATGGCGGTATAAATGGCTACGGTAATAATAACACAGCCTGCCCTGCACCTTAGCATATTTTCATACATAATAATGACCTGCATGTTGTATCAGTACATGCCTACAAAATATTATTCGGCAACATTCAACATTAATCACTTCACATATCTCTAGGTAAAGATTTTTGCACTCATTCCTCAGTCAGCTTCCAGAATTATATACTCAATTTGCACACTGAATAATATGGTGATTTTACTTTTATGCACGTTTCACCTGTTGTCTTATCCTTTGGTTTCATATAGAAACTCCCTACATGAATTATGAAGTATCACCAGGAACCATAATATGTTAATAGATGTGGTTTGCTTTTTGCACTTGAACTGTTGTTGACTGATGTTTCAGATAATCATACTTAAATGTTCATTGTCTAACTTGATATCACCATATTATGTGGTGCACAATCATTCAGAACCGACTTGTGATTTGTCTTGGTTGCAATATTGTGTAAATGGTTTTAGATTATATATATAGTGGCATGTCAGGAACTGAAGCACACAgactgtttgtttgtctgtcaaATTACAACATTGGGAAAGTCATGACTGGCACTTTTTTATAAACTTTTCTAATCTAATGGACATCATATGAAAAATATTGAACAACTTGGGTAACATGTAACCATAGCCTAGTCATAAATTGCAAAATGCCACCATTAACATAGGCTTATATGTTAATCATCGGAAAATACACTACAGTATATTTGTTGATTCTCTGCACAGTAATCTGCTGTAAGGCCAGTGTCCCCCAGTGCTACCCCTAAACCAGTGGGAAGGAATGCGGTTCTGGATGACATTGATCCATCTGTGGGATATCACTTCCCTATTTTGATGGGCGTACGTTCCATCATCAACACATTGACTTGATGTTTTATGACAGAAGTACTGCAATTGAATTGGATAAAATGGGAAAtgatagtagtcacaaaccacagttggttcacctgctactgtccttccttccactggcatactgttatgttcagctcataattGTGAAAAGTCTAGacaacccctctctctttcactctctctctcagtcaatgTCATCTCTTctggctcttactgacacctacctaATAAGCCCCCTCtgtttccatttactgtaaccagcgTCCTCAACCACTGAGCACCGGACGTGCATAAATGTTGAAAAGTAGTTGAATTTTAGACATGTTTCACAAGTTTAGACAGCACATTGCAGTACATACAGTAAAGAAATGTAGAGTCGATATCAATACAAAACAGCACTGTACAGGGATTAAAGCacactagagtacagtataatgtactgaatgctactctactgtactttactgtgctCTGCTATGATGTCCAAACTTGAGAGACTTATATGATTGGTTCACATATGGTCTGGTCCGTACCTACCAaatgtggtcttgtttggggggAGCATATTGGCTATTATTCTAATGTGTAAAATAATACCCAAACATGCAAAGGAGGatagcccctgaacaaggcagttaacccaccgttcctaggccgtcattgaaaataagaatgtgttcttaactgacttacctcgttaaataaagttgtaaaaaatatttttaaaaattggcaaaatcggcgtccaaaaataaagatttccgattgttatgaaaacttgaaatcggccctaattaatcggccattccgatcaatcggtcgacctctagtttttGGAGAACTTGGTCAGTTTTCTACTGTCATTTTGTTACAAAACTTcacatctgcactgttcttcaagtaaatgtgttttgtaACATTGTCAGTGGAAATTGTTGAAtatagtccttgtgcatagagttgtatggtttgtttaactttgcaatcaatggtttttctttGGCATGCATATTAAGGTGAAGAATCTgtctcagcatcattctgttaccatggaattgccctaATGTTAACCTACAGGTTTGAGTCCTGAATGGTGCACATTACACTTGACTGGGTGAGTACAGTCTGAGTGATAGATGATACCTATGATCTACATTTGGAGAGCTGGCACAGAAGTAAATGCTGCCTCCCATGGAAAAGATCTGTCCTTGGTTCTGGTGGCGCTGCACTGCCCTTTGGAAAGTTATGATGAGAGTTTTGCATGTCTCTCGAGTCAGTGGGAGACTGAGGATTGATTTGGCagtttttatactgaacaaaaatataaacgcaacatgtaaagtgttggtcatgCCTCTTGAGTGGCACgatgcattgcagtgctagctgtgctactagagattctgggttcgagtccaatctctgtcgcagccggccgcgacctggagacccatggggcagcgcacaattagcCAAGTGTCGTCCAAGTTAGGGGAGGGTTCGGCCaccagggatgtccttgtcccatcgtgcaccagcaactcctgtggcaggcctgGGCGCAGcacacgctgacacggtcgccaggtgtatggcATTTCCTCCGActcattggtgtggctggcttccgggttaagtgggtatTGTGGTATTGTGTGAAGAAGCAGTgtagcttggttgggttgtatttcggaggatgcatgactctcgacctttgcctctcccgagtccgtacgggagttgcagcgatgagacaagactgtaactaccacttggataccacaaaattggggagaaaaagggcaaaacattttttttttttttttaaagatcccagaaatgttccatacacacacacagcgttgtttctctgaaatgttgtgcacaaatgtataTCCCAGTTAGTGAGTATttatcttttgccaagataatccttccacctgacgtgtggtatatcaagaagctgattaaacagcttgatctttacactggtgcaccttgtgctggggacaaaaaaaggccactcaaaaatatgcagttttgtcacaaaaaccaatgccacaaatgtctcaagttttgagggagtgtgcaattggcatggtgacttcaggaatgtcctccagagctgttgccagagaatgtaataaTAATTTCTCTagcataagccacctccaactttgttttagagaattttgcagtatgtccaactggcctcacaaccgcggaCCACATGTATGGTATCGTGTtggtgagcagtttgctgatgtcaatgttgtaaaCAGAATGCCCCattgtggggttatggtatggataggcataagctacagacatcGAAcaccaattgcattttatctatgacAATTGGAATGCAttgagataccgtgacgagagcTAGAGCTGCTTGCTTTTTCCATGACTCTTGTCTCCTTTTCGGCCAGAAATACAAAATCTTAGGAGAAAGAGTGAGATTTGAATTTGTGAATTTTTCATTGTGAACAAGCTGAGTGGGTTGTCTGAGTAAGATACAGTACATCGGATTAAAATTGAGGCAAATAAGGCTGCAATACATTAGTTCAATCTGCCCTTTAAAggactttattttaagaatgtgaaatgtcagaaaaatagtagcgatttatttaagcttttatttctttcatcgccttcccagtaggtcagaagtttacatacactcaattagtatttggtagcattgcctttaaattgtttaacttgggtcaaacatttcgggtagccttccacaagctgcccacaataagttgggtgaattttggcccattcctcctgacagagctggtgtaactgagtcaggtttgtaagcctccttgctcaaacacgctttttcagttctgcccacaaattttctaaaggattgaggtcagggctttgtgatggccactacaatagcttgactttgttgtccttaagccattttgacacaactttggaagtatgcttggggtcattgtccatttggaagacccatttgcgaccaagtttaaACTTCctgcctgatgtcttgagatgttgcttcaaaatatctaCATAAttatcctgcctcatgatgccatctattttgtgaagtgcaccagtccctcctgcagcaaagcaccctggGGAAcacatggtgttctttggcttgcaagactccccctctttcctccaaacataacgaaggtcattatggccaaacagttctatttttgtttcatcaaaccagaggatatTTTTcccaaaagtacaatctttgtccccatgtgcagttgcaaaccgtagtctggcttttttattgcggttttggagcagtggcttcttccttgctgagcggcctttcaggttatgtcgatataggactcgttttactgtcgatatagatacttttgtacctgtttcctccggcatcttcacaaggtcctttgctgttgttctgggattgattttcacttttcacaccaaagtacgttcatctctaggagacagaacgcgtctccttcctgagcgatatgacggctgcgtggtctaatggtgtttatacttgcttactattgtttgtacagatgaatgtggtaccttcaggcgttggaaattgctcccaaggatgaaccagacttgtggagggccACAATTTTTTTgtctgaggtcttgtctgatttcttttgatttttcccgtgatgtcaagcaaagaggcactgagtttgaaggtaggccttgaaatacatccacaggtacacctccaattgactcaaatgatgtcaattcgcctatcagaagcttctaaatgacattttctggaattttccaagctgtataaaggcacagtcaacttagtgtatgtaaacttctgacccactggaattgtgatacagtgaataaataatctttctgtaaacaattgttggaaaaattacttgtcatgcactgccgacatcaactgtatggatgatttataaagccaggcacatttaacagttaggctattgattatagacctaattagGTTGGTTTCCTCTCTACTCACTTTTCTTCAGACAATTAGGTAAGTGCTATTTTTTCAAATCTTATCTCCACTGCTGCCTCTGCTGCATTGTTTTCAACACCAATATACTGGTTAATTtagctattatgcacatagcaaaaTGGTCTAAGAAAAGGCGCCAATTCAACAGCGCACTAATATTTCAGAACCGTGGAAAGCGACAGCTATCAAACGTGGGAGAAAGCGCATTTgatataaaataatatttttattagtgttgcaccgCTGTCCTTAACCATATGCAATTTCAGTAATGTAtgtcttagagtgatg
Proteins encoded:
- the tex9 gene encoding testis-expressed protein 9 isoform X1, with amino-acid sequence MSRTMDVVFNNPMSFQDYGKPRAQQMCVFLRLVAQRRKTFGHDLLLCNRNATRQIQHIKMSERRMHETKRPMSSKAEKSQGGKSVRRPASVHSKKPSTIDLLAKEEEYKRINAELEAKTAELVRQAEQVMSDQNEVLSKPISFHLDVDIEEEDFKNVNMLESSVMKPTTKVMPKKRVTSKSNSQNRHGNQRKAQTTKAAAVEDVAVLEDFVDFSLSKTIRNIEGKLDDGDTHDNLMEDIMPSVGDELGSDAQIRFLKAKLCVMQEELNRLSYECNKKDDANSSLSTNIKEVEEDRARLQKTTNIQQTQIEKHRALAEESNRKGDGLQQQVTALQKEIEGLKRAQKQAATNHSAIEVRLNRALEEVERSKTQLTKIKQMSKDTADQEHKKIETLKAENKKLEKQKAELIVGFKKQLKLIDILKRQKMHFEAAKMLSFTEEEFMKALDWGKS
- the tex9 gene encoding testis-expressed protein 9 isoform X2; this encodes MSRTMDVVFNNPMSFQDYGKPRAQQMCVFLRLVAQRRKTFGHDLLLCNRNATRQIQHIKMSERRMHETKRPMSSKAEKSQGGKSVRRPASVHSKKPSTIDLLAKEEEYKRINAELEAKTAELVRQAEQVMSDQNEVLSKPISFHLDVDIEEEDFKNVNMLESSVMKPTTKVMPKKRVTSKSNSQNRHGNQRKAQTTKAAAVEDVAVLEDFVDFSLSKTIRNIEGKLDDGDTHDNLMEDIMPSVGDELGSDAQIRFLKAKLCVMQEELNRLSYECNKKDDANSSLSTNIKEVEEDRARLQKTTNIQQTQIEKHRALAEESNRKGDGLQQQVTALQKEIEGLKRAQKQAATNHSAIEVRLNRALEEVERSKTQLTKIKQMSKDTADQEHKKIETLKAENKKLEKQKAELIVGFKKQLKLIDILKRQKVNAF